In a single window of the Pontibacter russatus genome:
- a CDS encoding CusA/CzcA family heavy metal efflux RND transporter, which translates to MLNRIISFSIQNKLIIGLLVIGLIVMGIYNLMRLPIDAVPDITNNQVQVITVAPSLGAPDIERLVTFPVEQANSNIPGIKEIRSFSRFGLSLVTIVFEDGVDVYWARQQVAERLQTVQQQIPAGVGTPELGPVTTGLGEIYQYVVRPEKGYEGKYDAMELRTIQDWIVRRQLLGVPGVADVSSFGGYLKQYEIAIDPARLKSYGLTISDVFTALENNNQNTGGSYIDKGDAVLFIRSEGLLGSLEDIRGIAVKNTESGTPLYLRDVAEVGYGHANRFGAMTYNDQGEVAGAVVMMLKGANSNEVIQNVKARIDQIRESLPEGVVIEPFLDRTKMVNNAISTVEKNLLEGALIVVFVLVLFLGNLRAGLIVASVIPLSMLFAVTMMNTFGVSGNLMSLGALDFGLIVDGAVIIVEAVLHTFHFNKRFATTTRLSQPEMDDTVQQSASRMMNSAIFGQIIILIVYLPIMALVGIEGKMFRPMAQTVSFALIGAAILSLTYVPMMSALFLSKKISHKDTFSDKMMARIENFYQKRLRRVIEFPKMVITGAVLLFAGAVLVLMSLGGEFIPALEEGDFAVDTRVLTGSNLNTTIKATQQASGILLDRFPEVEKVVTKIGSGEIPTDPMPIEASDMMVILKPKAEWTSATSFDELAEKMGDAIQEVPGITAGFQYPVQMRFNELMTGARQDVVCKIFGEDLDTLARYASRLGELATTVEGATDLYVETVTGMPQIVIRYNHAAIAQHGSNIADINRTVNAAFAGVSSGLVFEGERRFDLVVRLQGELRQNLNDVQNLLVPTPSGQQVPLYLLADVQLQEGPYQIQREDAKRRIMVGFNVRGRDVQSIVDELQQKVAQQLALPPGYYVVYGGEFENLEAARKRLTVAVPISLALIFLLLYFAFRSVRYGLLIYSAIPLSAIGGIFALWLRDMPFSISAGVGFIALFGVAVLNGIVMIAEFNRLRLAGGLTLQEIVLEGTKTRLRPVLMTASVASMGFLPMALSMGAGAEVQRPLATVVIGGLIVATFLTLFVLPSLYILFEKAAHHDKEVDKPVATTVGIILLLLLPNLASAQQPITLEKAVAKTLHQNLPLQNERLQAASLQKLQGTGWDVPQTVVSGEYGQINTTSSDTRFSVSQSISFPTVYMRQKQLLQREWQQGMLQSELTAFELQWQVTQVYYDMLYAHEKQKLLLRTDSLYATFLRNAELRFEKGASNILERNTALTQRGQVSLQLKQLQQEIARLQQQFQLLLSTDTVYVPAARPLKMTPPATGDTATVDEHPYLELLQQQQEVSRAKTRVEQSRLLPDLQVGYNNQSIRGLQNVNGVEKNFTGSDRFSAVQFGVGVPLFFGAQKSRIQAARIREQTARNSYSAGELTLQTQLRKALEQFQLATESLDYFEQTALPTAMSIIQTADEQFRGGEIDYLEWVLLTNQAITLQTGYLDAIRSYNQSILEINALTGKR; encoded by the coding sequence ATGCTGAACAGGATCATATCCTTTTCGATACAGAACAAGCTCATCATCGGTTTACTCGTGATCGGGTTAATCGTGATGGGTATATATAACCTCATGCGGTTGCCCATCGATGCAGTACCTGATATCACCAACAACCAGGTGCAGGTCATCACAGTGGCGCCCTCACTGGGCGCACCCGACATCGAGCGCCTAGTCACCTTTCCGGTCGAGCAGGCCAACAGCAACATCCCCGGCATCAAAGAAATCCGCAGTTTCTCCCGCTTCGGCCTTTCGCTGGTCACCATTGTGTTTGAGGACGGGGTGGATGTGTACTGGGCCCGGCAGCAGGTGGCGGAGCGGCTGCAAACGGTGCAGCAGCAGATTCCGGCAGGCGTAGGTACGCCGGAACTGGGGCCTGTCACCACCGGCCTCGGTGAGATTTACCAGTACGTGGTGCGTCCCGAAAAGGGCTACGAGGGCAAGTACGATGCCATGGAACTCCGCACGATACAGGACTGGATCGTGCGGCGGCAACTCCTGGGTGTGCCCGGTGTGGCCGATGTGAGCAGCTTTGGCGGTTATTTGAAGCAATATGAAATTGCCATCGACCCCGCCCGGCTCAAATCCTACGGCCTGACAATCTCAGACGTGTTCACGGCGCTGGAGAATAACAACCAGAACACCGGCGGCTCCTACATCGACAAAGGCGACGCCGTGCTCTTCATCCGCAGCGAGGGCCTGCTGGGCAGCCTGGAGGACATCCGGGGCATTGCCGTTAAGAACACAGAAAGCGGCACGCCCCTATACCTGCGCGATGTGGCGGAAGTAGGCTATGGCCATGCCAACCGCTTCGGGGCCATGACCTACAACGATCAGGGCGAAGTGGCGGGTGCCGTGGTGATGATGCTGAAGGGCGCCAACAGCAATGAAGTCATCCAGAACGTGAAGGCGCGCATTGATCAGATACGCGAGTCGCTGCCGGAAGGCGTCGTGATCGAGCCGTTCCTGGACCGGACCAAGATGGTGAACAATGCCATCAGCACCGTGGAAAAAAACCTGCTGGAAGGTGCCCTGATCGTGGTGTTTGTGCTGGTCCTGTTTTTGGGCAACCTGCGGGCAGGCCTGATCGTGGCTTCTGTTATTCCCCTCTCCATGCTCTTTGCCGTTACCATGATGAACACCTTTGGCGTGAGCGGCAACCTGATGAGCCTGGGTGCGCTGGACTTTGGCCTGATCGTGGACGGTGCCGTGATCATTGTGGAGGCGGTGCTCCATACCTTTCACTTTAACAAGCGCTTTGCCACCACCACCCGTCTGTCTCAGCCCGAAATGGATGACACGGTGCAGCAATCGGCCAGCCGCATGATGAACAGCGCCATCTTCGGGCAGATCATCATCCTGATCGTATACCTGCCGATCATGGCGCTGGTAGGTATAGAAGGCAAAATGTTCCGGCCTATGGCGCAAACCGTATCCTTCGCCCTGATCGGTGCTGCCATCCTGTCGCTGACTTACGTGCCGATGATGAGCGCGCTGTTCCTGAGCAAGAAGATCAGCCACAAGGACACGTTCTCTGACAAAATGATGGCCCGGATAGAGAATTTTTACCAGAAGCGCCTGCGCCGCGTGATCGAGTTTCCCAAAATGGTGATAACCGGGGCGGTGCTGCTGTTTGCCGGGGCGGTGCTGGTGCTGATGTCGCTGGGCGGTGAGTTTATACCTGCGCTGGAGGAAGGCGACTTTGCCGTGGATACCCGTGTACTGACAGGCAGCAACCTGAACACTACGATCAAAGCCACGCAACAGGCATCGGGTATACTGCTCGATCGTTTTCCGGAAGTAGAGAAAGTGGTGACCAAGATCGGCTCCGGCGAAATACCGACCGACCCGATGCCGATCGAAGCCAGCGACATGATGGTGATCCTGAAGCCCAAAGCCGAATGGACTTCTGCCACGTCTTTTGATGAGCTGGCAGAGAAAATGGGCGATGCCATACAGGAGGTGCCTGGTATAACTGCTGGTTTCCAGTACCCGGTGCAGATGCGCTTTAACGAACTGATGACGGGCGCCCGCCAGGATGTGGTCTGTAAGATTTTCGGGGAGGACCTGGACACGCTCGCCCGCTACGCCAGCCGCTTAGGCGAGCTGGCCACCACCGTAGAAGGCGCTACCGACCTGTACGTGGAGACGGTGACAGGTATGCCGCAGATCGTGATCCGGTATAACCATGCCGCCATTGCCCAACACGGCTCCAATATCGCCGATATCAACCGGACCGTAAATGCCGCTTTTGCCGGTGTGAGCAGCGGGCTGGTGTTTGAAGGGGAGCGGCGTTTTGACCTGGTGGTACGCCTGCAGGGAGAACTGCGCCAGAACCTGAACGACGTGCAGAATCTGCTCGTCCCGACGCCTTCCGGGCAACAGGTGCCCCTCTACCTACTGGCTGATGTGCAACTACAGGAAGGCCCTTACCAGATACAGCGCGAGGATGCCAAGCGCCGCATCATGGTGGGCTTTAACGTGCGTGGCCGCGATGTGCAAAGCATCGTGGACGAGCTGCAGCAAAAAGTAGCGCAGCAACTGGCCCTGCCGCCCGGCTACTACGTGGTGTATGGCGGTGAATTCGAGAACCTGGAAGCCGCCCGTAAGCGCCTGACGGTGGCCGTGCCCATATCACTGGCACTTATTTTCCTGCTGCTCTACTTTGCCTTCCGTTCGGTGCGCTACGGCCTGCTCATATACTCCGCTATACCTCTGTCAGCCATCGGCGGGATATTTGCCCTCTGGCTACGGGACATGCCCTTTAGTATTTCGGCTGGCGTTGGTTTTATCGCCTTGTTCGGGGTGGCCGTGCTCAACGGGATTGTGATGATCGCTGAGTTTAACAGGCTCCGGCTCGCCGGAGGACTCACCCTGCAGGAAATCGTGCTGGAAGGCACTAAAACACGCCTGCGCCCGGTGCTGATGACAGCATCGGTGGCCAGCATGGGCTTTCTCCCCATGGCCCTGAGTATGGGCGCCGGGGCCGAAGTGCAGCGACCGCTGGCAACGGTGGTGATCGGTGGTTTGATCGTAGCCACCTTTCTGACCCTGTTTGTGCTCCCCTCGCTTTACATCCTTTTTGAGAAAGCCGCGCACCACGACAAGGAAGTAGACAAACCGGTTGCCACTACTGTCGGCATCATCCTCCTGCTCCTCCTCCCGAACCTGGCCTCCGCACAGCAGCCCATCACGCTGGAAAAAGCTGTTGCAAAGACACTTCACCAAAACCTCCCGCTGCAGAACGAGCGCCTGCAGGCAGCTTCGCTGCAGAAACTGCAGGGAACAGGCTGGGATGTACCACAGACTGTGGTGTCCGGCGAGTATGGACAGATCAACACGACATCCAGCGATACCCGCTTCAGCGTGTCCCAAAGCATCAGTTTCCCGACGGTGTATATGCGGCAAAAGCAACTGCTGCAGCGCGAGTGGCAACAGGGCATGCTGCAGTCGGAATTGACGGCTTTTGAACTGCAATGGCAGGTGACGCAGGTATACTATGACATGCTGTATGCCCACGAAAAGCAGAAGCTGCTGCTCCGCACCGACAGCCTGTACGCCACCTTTCTGCGCAACGCGGAACTGCGCTTCGAAAAAGGCGCCAGCAACATCCTCGAGAGAAACACGGCCCTGACGCAGCGCGGGCAGGTGAGCCTGCAGCTGAAGCAACTGCAGCAGGAGATAGCCAGGCTGCAGCAACAGTTCCAGTTGCTGCTCAGCACGGATACCGTATATGTTCCCGCTGCACGTCCCTTAAAAATGACGCCGCCTGCAACCGGCGATACAGCAACGGTGGACGAGCACCCTTACCTGGAACTGCTGCAGCAGCAACAGGAAGTAAGCCGGGCGAAGACCAGGGTGGAACAGTCCAGACTCCTCCCCGACCTGCAGGTGGGCTACAACAACCAAAGCATCAGAGGCCTGCAGAATGTGAACGGCGTGGAAAAGAATTTCACTGGCTCCGATCGCTTTTCTGCCGTGCAGTTTGGAGTGGGCGTGCCGCTGTTCTTTGGTGCGCAGAAGTCCCGGATACAGGCCGCCAGGATACGGGAGCAGACCGCCCGCAACAGCTACAGCGCAGGAGAGCTGACACTGCAAACGCAACTGCGCAAGGCGCTGGAGCAGTTCCAGCTGGCAACCGAAAGCCTCGACTACTTCGAACAGACGGCCCTGCCCACTGCCATGTCCATCATCCAGACAGCCGACGAGCAGTTCCGGGGCGGGGAGATCGACTACCTGGAGTGGGTGCTGCTCACCAACCAGGCCATTACCCTCCAGACTGGCTACCTCGATGCTATCAGAAGCTACAACCAGAGCATCCTTGAGATCAACGCCCTGACCGGAAAAAGATAA
- a CDS encoding M20/M25/M40 family metallo-hydrolase — MNKFIYNLLALACGLNTVAAQNLAPITQAETSRIVQTLSADDMQGRASFTPGIEKAADFIVNEFQRIGLKPLPGEDDLRQTFSMYRVLPQQQEATLNGKMIKPEHVFAITDKAELEWTGKEKRKVLVVSEKDDLRAVVSELNEAPEDVLVLVHPKQAELFGRYRHYMGSGTVKQQLGQSGSKVFVLTDEQAASGYQIEVENKVEQLQLTNVGGLIEGRRKNEYVVFSAHYDHIGIQEPEAGDSIANGADDDAAGTTAMIMLADYYKQQPQPERTLLFVAFAAEEMGGLGSRYFSEQLNPDQIVAMFNIEMVGKPSKFGPNTAYLTGFERSDLGPLMQKRLEGTAYDIHPDPYPEQNLFYRSDNATLARLGVPAHTISSVQIDQDTTYHTVNDELEQLDLAHLTNMIKAIALASVGVVNGEDTPARVDKSQVK, encoded by the coding sequence ATGAACAAATTCATATATAACCTGCTTGCCCTTGCCTGCGGCCTCAACACGGTAGCCGCCCAGAATCTGGCCCCTATCACCCAGGCCGAAACCTCCCGCATCGTGCAGACCCTGAGCGCCGATGACATGCAGGGCCGCGCGTCCTTCACACCGGGCATCGAGAAGGCCGCCGATTTTATAGTGAACGAGTTTCAGCGCATTGGCCTGAAGCCTTTGCCCGGGGAAGATGACCTGAGGCAAACCTTCTCCATGTACCGCGTGCTGCCCCAGCAGCAGGAGGCAACACTGAACGGGAAAATGATAAAGCCGGAGCACGTGTTTGCCATCACGGATAAAGCGGAGCTGGAGTGGACCGGGAAAGAAAAACGGAAGGTGCTGGTCGTAAGCGAGAAGGACGATTTAAGGGCCGTGGTCAGTGAGTTGAATGAGGCGCCGGAGGACGTGCTGGTGCTGGTGCATCCGAAGCAAGCGGAACTCTTCGGCCGCTACCGGCACTATATGGGCAGCGGCACGGTAAAGCAGCAGCTCGGCCAGAGCGGCAGCAAAGTGTTTGTCCTGACGGACGAGCAAGCTGCCTCCGGCTACCAGATAGAAGTAGAGAACAAAGTGGAGCAACTGCAACTCACCAATGTGGGCGGCTTGATAGAGGGCAGGCGCAAGAACGAGTACGTCGTGTTCTCGGCCCATTATGACCATATCGGCATACAGGAGCCGGAGGCGGGCGACAGCATTGCCAACGGCGCCGACGACGATGCCGCCGGCACCACCGCCATGATCATGCTGGCCGACTACTACAAGCAGCAGCCACAGCCCGAGCGCACTCTGCTGTTTGTGGCCTTTGCGGCCGAAGAGATGGGCGGCCTCGGCTCCCGGTACTTCTCGGAGCAGCTGAACCCGGACCAGATCGTGGCCATGTTCAACATCGAGATGGTGGGCAAGCCTTCCAAGTTCGGGCCCAACACTGCCTATCTCACCGGCTTCGAGCGCTCTGACCTGGGCCCGCTGATGCAGAAGAGGCTGGAAGGCACCGCCTACGACATCCACCCCGACCCTTACCCCGAGCAGAACCTCTTCTACCGCTCCGACAACGCCACCCTCGCCCGCCTAGGCGTTCCGGCGCACACCATCTCCTCGGTGCAGATAGACCAGGACACCACCTACCACACCGTAAACGACGAACTGGAGCAACTGGACCTGGCGCACCTCACCAACATGATCAAAGCCATCGCCCTCGCCTCAGTGGGTGTGGTAAACGGAGAAGACACGCCCGCACGGGTGGATAAATCGCAGGTGAAGTAA
- a CDS encoding GNAT family N-acetyltransferase yields the protein MKISSYTNYITVDTDLYLRLATVEDAPFLYRLIDAHRAYLREWLPFIDFSQSVLDTKAYLRAVTDSKNTAEQVYVILYQKSIAGIIGFKEIDHVNRRAEIGYWLSGDLQGQGIMRRSCSALLQYAFGEMGLNRIQIKTGVGNIRSSNIPKKLGFTLEGVQRDGEYLNGRFHDLEVYSLLQREWLQQE from the coding sequence ATGAAAATAAGCTCCTACACCAACTACATTACCGTAGACACAGACCTTTACCTGCGGCTGGCCACAGTGGAGGACGCGCCTTTTTTATACCGCCTCATCGACGCGCACCGCGCATATTTGCGGGAGTGGCTCCCCTTCATTGACTTCAGCCAGTCGGTGCTGGACACGAAGGCCTACCTGCGCGCCGTGACAGACAGCAAAAACACCGCTGAGCAGGTATATGTCATCCTGTATCAGAAAAGCATCGCGGGCATTATCGGCTTCAAGGAAATCGACCACGTAAACCGCAGGGCAGAAATAGGCTACTGGCTCTCCGGCGATTTGCAGGGCCAGGGCATCATGCGCCGCTCCTGCAGTGCCCTGCTGCAGTACGCGTTCGGGGAGATGGGCCTGAACCGGATACAGATAAAGACGGGCGTCGGCAACATCCGGAGCAGCAATATCCCCAAAAAATTAGGATTCACCTTAGAGGGTGTGCAGCGCGACGGCGAGTACCTGAACGGGCGCTTCCACGACCTGGAGGTATATAGCCTGCTGCAGCGCGAGTGGCTGCAGCAGGAGTAG
- a CDS encoding GMC oxidoreductase: MQQATHNINGPGTAQHTYDAIVIGSGISGGWAAKELCEKGLKTLVLERGRNVEHNKDYPTATMNPWEFEHRGRMTREFLEENPLISKAAGFGEDTAHFFIKDKDHPYVQEKPFDWIRGYQVGGKSLTWGRACQRWSDFEFSSPARFGYGLDWPIRYKDVASWYSHVEKFIGVCGNNDGVEAMPDGEFLPPFELNCVEKALQKSFLEHYGNRYLVQGRWAHLSQPQDIHLQQGRGKCQARNLCMRGCPYGGYFSSVSSTLPWAAKTGNLTIRPFSVVHSLIYDEAKGKATGVRVIDTNTKEATEYFAKVIFLNASALNSNLILLHSTSNRFPNGLGNDNGLLGKHIGFHLYRGSAGATVEGFEDKYYFGRNPTEPIIANYRNLHQQDTDYVGGFTTFMSGYRSRTNQVPDEVGIGADYKEMLTQPAPNWGVYMYMQGETIMKESNHVRLSKDKKDQWGIPLLVTSVGYDDNDEKMIQDFLTQSREMLEKAGCTDIHTHDNKQAPGLDIHEMGGVRMGRDAKTSLLNEWNQLHHAKNVFVTDGACMTSTGNQSPSILYMALTARAADYAVSELKKQNL, translated from the coding sequence ATGCAGCAAGCAACGCATAACATCAACGGCCCGGGAACCGCGCAGCATACGTACGACGCCATTGTCATCGGGTCGGGCATCAGCGGCGGGTGGGCTGCCAAGGAGCTTTGTGAAAAGGGCCTCAAAACACTGGTGCTGGAGCGCGGCAGGAACGTCGAGCACAACAAAGACTACCCCACCGCCACCATGAACCCCTGGGAGTTTGAGCACCGGGGCCGGATGACGCGGGAGTTTCTGGAGGAGAACCCGCTGATCAGCAAGGCCGCCGGGTTCGGGGAAGACACCGCTCACTTTTTCATCAAAGACAAAGACCACCCCTATGTGCAGGAGAAGCCCTTCGACTGGATACGGGGCTACCAGGTGGGCGGGAAATCCCTGACCTGGGGCCGCGCCTGCCAGCGGTGGAGCGATTTTGAGTTCAGCAGCCCCGCCCGCTTCGGCTACGGCCTCGACTGGCCCATCCGGTATAAGGATGTAGCCTCCTGGTACTCCCATGTCGAAAAATTCATCGGGGTTTGCGGCAACAACGATGGTGTGGAAGCCATGCCCGACGGCGAGTTCCTGCCTCCGTTCGAGCTGAACTGCGTGGAGAAAGCGTTGCAGAAAAGTTTTCTGGAGCATTACGGCAACCGCTACCTCGTGCAGGGCCGGTGGGCGCACCTCTCGCAGCCTCAGGACATCCACCTGCAGCAGGGCCGCGGAAAGTGCCAGGCCCGCAACCTGTGCATGCGCGGCTGCCCCTACGGCGGCTACTTCAGTTCGGTGTCGTCTACGCTGCCGTGGGCGGCCAAAACCGGCAACCTCACCATCCGCCCGTTTTCGGTGGTGCATTCGCTTATATATGACGAGGCCAAAGGCAAAGCCACCGGCGTGCGGGTGATTGATACCAACACCAAAGAGGCCACCGAATATTTCGCCAAGGTCATTTTCCTGAATGCCTCCGCGCTGAACAGCAACCTCATCCTGCTCCACTCCACCAGCAACCGTTTCCCCAATGGCCTCGGCAACGACAACGGGCTGCTGGGCAAGCACATCGGCTTCCATCTGTACAGGGGCTCGGCGGGTGCCACCGTCGAGGGCTTTGAAGACAAGTACTATTTTGGCCGCAACCCCACAGAGCCTATCATCGCCAACTACCGCAACCTGCACCAGCAGGACACCGATTATGTCGGGGGCTTCACCACGTTTATGAGCGGCTACCGGTCCCGAACGAACCAGGTGCCGGACGAGGTGGGCATCGGCGCGGACTACAAGGAAATGCTGACGCAGCCCGCCCCGAACTGGGGGGTCTATATGTACATGCAGGGCGAGACCATCATGAAGGAAAGCAACCATGTCAGGCTGAGCAAAGACAAGAAAGACCAGTGGGGAATTCCTTTGCTCGTCACCTCGGTGGGCTACGACGACAACGACGAGAAGATGATACAGGACTTCCTGACGCAGAGCCGCGAGATGCTGGAAAAGGCGGGCTGCACCGACATCCACACCCACGACAACAAGCAGGCGCCCGGCCTCGACATCCACGAGATGGGCGGCGTGCGGATGGGAAGAGACGCTAAAACCTCCTTGCTGAACGAATGGAACCAGCTGCACCACGCTAAAAACGTGTTCGTGACCGACGGCGCCTGCATGACCAGCACCGGCAACCAGAGCCCGTCCATCTTATATATGGCCCTGACGGCCAGAGCCGCCGACTATGCTGTCTCCGAGCTCAAAAAGCAAAACCTGTAG
- a CDS encoding toxin-antitoxin system YwqK family antitoxin has product MRKKRSYRKFIPVIFIAVAVLFFLSKVYEKDKRTEYYSSGEIKQEYYVNSEGGADGRLTEYFEGGSISSLVDFKDGKQHGWSQFFHKNGTMRKKTYFENGVQQDTLVTFYSDGVVETAFSIRDGKKHGHYVYYFGNSKKKEEGIYQNDKLEGEVVSYNNSGQVAARGYYDSGARYALIRDANGTQEYISFPAGFNVTMPSSFKLDSVSSNTFALFKNKEEGISLMMGANASSQPLSIEVSKQTKEAQGANNLKEVSMEEMVIGDVKAQSVVLLNNDSNEYLNLFFLKKDDTLINIYFFVPASKMAEHESSMHEILKSFSFEAA; this is encoded by the coding sequence ATGAGAAAAAAGAGAAGCTACAGAAAATTTATTCCTGTTATATTCATTGCAGTAGCGGTTCTCTTTTTCCTGAGTAAGGTATATGAGAAGGACAAAAGGACTGAATACTACTCGTCAGGAGAAATCAAACAAGAGTACTATGTGAATAGTGAGGGTGGAGCAGACGGTAGATTAACCGAGTACTTTGAAGGAGGAAGCATTTCTTCTCTGGTTGACTTCAAAGACGGAAAGCAGCATGGTTGGTCACAGTTCTTCCACAAGAATGGGACAATGCGTAAGAAAACTTATTTTGAAAATGGTGTGCAGCAGGACACGCTTGTGACTTTCTATAGTGACGGTGTCGTAGAGACAGCCTTTTCAATCAGAGACGGTAAAAAACATGGTCATTATGTTTATTACTTTGGAAACAGTAAGAAGAAGGAAGAAGGAATCTACCAAAATGACAAGTTGGAAGGTGAAGTCGTTTCCTACAATAACAGTGGGCAAGTAGCGGCAAGGGGTTATTATGACTCAGGCGCACGCTACGCATTAATAAGGGATGCAAACGGTACGCAGGAGTATATTAGTTTCCCAGCAGGTTTCAACGTGACCATGCCCTCAAGCTTTAAGCTGGACTCGGTCAGCTCGAATACATTTGCTTTATTCAAGAATAAGGAGGAAGGTATTAGTCTGATGATGGGTGCAAATGCAAGCTCTCAGCCATTAAGCATTGAAGTTAGCAAGCAAACAAAAGAGGCACAAGGCGCAAACAATCTAAAAGAAGTTAGCATGGAAGAAATGGTGATTGGTGATGTGAAGGCCCAGTCTGTTGTGCTGTTAAATAATGATTCAAATGAGTATTTAAACTTGTTCTTTCTTAAAAAGGATGACACCTTGATTAACATCTACTTCTTTGTGCCAGCCTCAAAAATGGCAGAGCATGAAAGCAGTATGCATGAAATACTAAAAAGCTTCTCATTTGAGGCAGCATGA
- a CDS encoding acetoacetate decarboxylase family protein: protein MFGRKDIKHDLFEGTRPASKGKNGELDLPILYFRNDYAYACFTADAEKVKHFLPSDKLHLIKISQKRCVISIAVSNFIHTTIGSYGEIAIGIPVTFNKKQKGLLSLIRQSQDPAFGILIQHLPVTSQAALIAGRSEWGYPKFIADMNFQCNTNTYGCNLSSDGKKIFDIQMDKRGFLMRDDRPLVCFGVQNGNLIKEINPASGISAVNFNISGISTLNVYSGHPMSDDWLSINPSKKPFMVVFNHSHQVYLPEGTIIETGVRPNDGNVFLNGGKDGIHTVCYNGTIYELTNASKDTMICNIK from the coding sequence GTGTTTGGAAGAAAAGACATAAAGCATGACCTTTTTGAAGGTACTCGACCTGCTTCGAAAGGAAAAAACGGCGAATTAGATTTACCGATATTATATTTCAGGAATGATTATGCTTATGCCTGTTTTACGGCCGATGCCGAAAAAGTGAAGCATTTTCTGCCATCGGATAAATTGCACCTGATTAAAATATCCCAAAAACGTTGCGTAATTTCTATAGCTGTTTCAAATTTCATTCATACAACAATAGGTTCCTATGGGGAGATAGCTATTGGCATTCCGGTAACATTTAATAAGAAACAGAAGGGCTTGTTGTCGCTTATCCGTCAATCACAGGACCCGGCTTTTGGTATACTTATACAGCATTTACCGGTAACATCCCAAGCGGCTTTAATTGCTGGAAGGTCAGAATGGGGATACCCAAAGTTTATTGCTGACATGAATTTTCAATGCAACACAAACACCTATGGGTGTAATCTTTCATCTGACGGGAAAAAGATTTTTGATATACAGATGGATAAGCGTGGGTTTTTAATGCGTGACGACAGACCCCTTGTATGTTTTGGTGTACAAAACGGCAATTTGATTAAAGAAATTAATCCGGCTTCTGGCATATCAGCGGTTAACTTCAATATTTCCGGTATATCTACATTAAATGTTTATTCCGGTCATCCCATGTCTGATGATTGGCTAAGTATAAATCCTTCTAAAAAGCCCTTTATGGTTGTGTTCAATCATTCACATCAGGTTTATCTCCCGGAAGGAACTATCATTGAGACCGGCGTTCGTCCAAATGACGGAAATGTTTTCTTAAATGGCGGGAAAGATGGAATACATACCGTATGTTACAATGGTACTATTTATGAGCTCACAAACGCAAGTAAAGATACCATGATATGTAATATAAAATAA
- a CDS encoding pseudouridine synthase gives MKYYLLNKPYEVLTQFTDEAGRATLKDYVEVPGIYPVGRLDYDSEGLVLLTDDKTLQHRLSDPQFKVEKTYWVQVEGTPTDEALTRLRLGVRIKETKTAPAKVRLLEEEPQVWERSTPIRFRANIPTTWLEIKIAQGMNRQVRRMTAAVGYPTLRLIRPAIGSLSLGNLQPGEYCELTPEEVTQLKAIAGKGSPKSSGGIRSKNLGSGKGKRGGQSGFRKQIN, from the coding sequence TTGAAATACTACCTCCTGAACAAGCCTTACGAAGTGCTCACGCAGTTTACCGATGAGGCCGGCCGCGCCACGCTGAAAGATTACGTGGAAGTACCTGGCATATATCCCGTCGGCCGCCTCGACTACGACAGCGAGGGCCTCGTGCTGCTCACCGACGACAAAACGCTGCAGCACCGCCTCTCCGACCCGCAGTTTAAGGTAGAGAAAACCTACTGGGTGCAGGTAGAAGGCACTCCGACGGATGAAGCCCTGACAAGGCTTCGGTTGGGTGTGCGCATCAAAGAGACGAAAACAGCCCCGGCCAAAGTGCGGCTCTTGGAGGAGGAGCCGCAGGTATGGGAGCGCTCCACTCCCATCCGCTTCCGGGCGAACATCCCGACCACCTGGCTGGAAATCAAGATTGCGCAGGGCATGAACCGGCAGGTGCGCCGCATGACGGCCGCCGTGGGCTATCCCACGCTGCGTCTCATACGCCCGGCTATCGGATCGCTCAGCCTCGGCAACCTGCAGCCCGGCGAGTACTGCGAACTGACACCGGAGGAAGTAACGCAGCTAAAAGCCATCGCCGGGAAAGGAAGTCCGAAAAGCAGTGGCGGCATCCGAAGCAAAAACCTCGGCAGCGGCAAAGGAAAGCGCGGCGGGCAAAGCGGTTTCCGGAAGCAGATAAACTGA